One window from the genome of Oryctolagus cuniculus chromosome 1, mOryCun1.1, whole genome shotgun sequence encodes:
- the OLFR68 gene encoding MOR 3'Beta2 (The RefSeq protein has 1 substitution compared to this genomic sequence) translates to MLPLNGSVFMPSVFTLIGIPGLESVQCWIGIPFCAMYIIAVVGNSLIIVIVKNENSLHMPMYIFLAMLAATDIALSTCILPKMLGIFWFNMPEIYFDACLLQMGLIHSFQATESGVLLAMALDRYVAICNPLRHATFFSRKLLTYIGVAVTLRPIILTIPSLLLIKCRLRLYRTTIVAHSYCEHMAIVKLAAEDVRVNKIYGLFVAFTILGFDIIFITLSYVQIFITVFQLPEKEARFKAFNTCIAHICVFLQFYLLAFFSFFTHRFGSHIPKYVHILLSSLYLLVPPFLNPIVYGVKTKQIRDNVLKMLCSKQSS, encoded by the coding sequence ATGCTCCCATTGAATGGCTCAGTCTTCATGCCATCTGTATTTACACTCATTGGGATTCCCGGCCTGGAGTCAGTGCAGTGTTGGATTGGGATTCCATTCTGTGCCATGTACATCATTGCTGTGGTTGGGAACTCCTTAATCATAGTTATAGtcaaaaatgaaaacagcctCCACATGCCCATGTACATTTTTCTGGCCATGTTGGCAGCCACAGACATTGCACTTAGCACTTGCATTCTTCCCAAAATGTTAGGAATCTTCTGGTTTAATATGCCAGAGATTTATGTTGATGCCTGCCTGCTGCAAATGGggcttattcattcattccaggCAACTGAATCAGGTGTGTTGCTGGCAATGGCCTTGGATCGCTACGTGGCCATCTGCAACCCCTTGAGACATGCCACTTTCTTCTCTCGAAAACTCTTGACTTATATTGGTGTTGCTGTGACACTCAGGCCCATTATCCTTACAATCCCATCCCTACTTCTCATCAAATGCCGCCTTAGGCTCTATCGAACTACAATTGTTGCCCACTCTTATTGTGAACACATGGCCATTGTGAAACTGGCAGCTGAAGATGTTCGCGTCAACAAGATATATGGGTTGTTTGTTGCCTTTACCATCCTAGGGTTTGACATAATCTTTATTACTTTGTCTTATGTTCAAATCTTTATCACTGTCTTTCAACTGCCTGAGAAAGAGGCAAGATTCAAGGCCTTCAATACGTGCATTGCCCACATTTGTGTCTTCCTGCAATTCTACCTTCttgctttcttctccttcttcacaCACAGGTTTGGTTCTCATATACCAAAATATGTTCATATTCTCTTGTCAAGCCTTTACCTGTTAGTCCCACCTTTTCTCAACCCTATTGTCTATGGAGTTAAGACCAAACAAATCCGTGACAATGTCTTGAAAATGTTGTGCTCTAAACAATCTTCTTGA